The genomic interval CACGTGCCCTCCTACTGGGCCGCGACTGCCGGGCCCGAGCCCGCGGGCGTGCAGACCCTCGCCGGCGACCGGCGCGCGGAGGTCGCCGTGATCGGCGGCGGCTACACCGGGCTCGCGGCGGCCTATCGCCTGGCCGGCACCCACGGCCTGGACACCGTGGTCCTCGAAGCCCACCGGATCGGCTGGGGCGCGAGCGGGCGCAACGGCGGATTCGCGCTCACCTCGCTCGGGAAGCTCGGCCTCGCCGAGCGGATCCGAAAGTGGGGGCTGGAGACGGCGCGGCGCGCGGTCCAGGTGGGAGTCGAGGCCGTCGAGACGGTGCGCGAGCTGATCGCCCGGGAGCAGATCGCCTGTGACCCGCAGCCGGACGGCTGGCTCCTGGCCGCGCACCGCGCCGGGGCGGTGGCCGACCTGGAGGAGCGCGTCCGGCTCTACCGCGAAGTGCTCGACTTCCGGGAGGTCGAGTTCCTGGACCGGGCCCGGCTCGAGCGCGACGGGTACCTGCGGGGGCCGGCGGCCCACGGCGCGCTCCGCGTCCGGAACGCCTTCGGCCTCCATCCGATGAAGTACGTCCGCGGGCTCGCCGCGGCGGCGATGCGGCGGGGCGCCGTGCTCTGCGACCGGTCACCCGTCGTGGCCTGGCGGCGAGAGGGCGGAGAACACGTGCTGGTCACCCCCACCGGCGCCGTGCGCGCCCGCAAGGTCGTGGTGGCCACCAACGGCTACACGCCCGAAGGACTCCACCCCTTCTTCGGGGGGCGTGTCCTGCCGGCCATCAGCAGCATCGTCGTCACCCGCCCGCTGGCCGAGGCCGAATGGCGCGAGGTCGGCATGCTGACGACCCAGGTCTTCTCCGACTCGCGGAAGCTGCTCTTTTCCTGGCGGCGCCTCCCCGACGGGCGGCTCCTCTTCGGCGGCCGGGGCGGCATCCTCCATGCCCCGGCTGCGCTGGCCAAGCGGCGCCGGCGGCTCGAGGCCGCGCTCGCCGCGAAGTGGCCGGTCCTGCGCGGGGTCGGGAGCGAGTACTTCTGGTCCGGGAACGTCTGCCTCTCGTACGACCTCATGCCGCACGTGAACAGGGTCGACGGCGACCCCAGCGTGGCCTACGCCATGGCGTATCAGGGCAGCGGCGTCGCCATGGCCACCCACTGCGGCGGCCTCGCGGCCGATCTCGTCGCCGGCAAGGACGTCGCCCGCGACACGCCCCTCACGGCGGCGGGGCTGACGCGCTTCCCGCTCCCGTTCCTGCGCCGGGCGTACCTGGCCGGCGCCTACGTCGTCTACAGCATCGAAGACCGCTGGCTCTAGCCGGGATCATTCGCGAGGCATGGCGCCAGCCGCGGCGGATGCGCGCCACCTATCACCGGCGCAAGCGCACCCCCACGCCGACTGTCCCACCATCTGGCACCGAGCATTGATCCCGAAGGCTACGCTCTCCCGGTCGCCCGGGCGCCGATTCTGGTGACCGCCCGGCTGGTCCCAGAGAAGAGGCGCTCCTGGTCAGTCGACGATCGCTTGGTAAACGAGCTGCCTGAAGAGCGTGCGATGGTACAAGCGCAAGGCGCCTGCCGATTGCACCATGAAAACGGCGACCAGCTGCTCCTTCGGATCAACCCAGAAGAGGGTGCCGGCATAACCGCCCCAGTTGAAATCACCGGCTGACCCTGGAACAGGGGCGATGCCGTCCGAGGGCCGCACGGCAAAGCCGAGGCCGAAGGTATAGGTCGATGCTCGCAGCACCGACCCGCCCGGCGTCGCTGCCACGGGCAGGCCTGATCCCAGATGATCGGCGGTCATGTGCTTGATGGTGGTGCGGCTCACCACACGCTGGCCATCCAGGATGCCGCCGTTCGCCAGCATTTGCGCGAAGCGCAAGTAGTCGCCCGCGGTCGCTACGCCGCCCGCGCCGCCGGAGTCGTTTCCTGGCTGTTTCGACACGTCGATCAGCTTGATCGCCGTGCCGGCGAGGGGATCCTTCTCAAAGGGTTCGGCGACACGCCCGATCTTGGCCTCCGGCACCCAGAATCCGGTGTCGCCCATTCCGAGCGGCTTGAACACGCGCTCGCTCATAAAATCGCCGAGGCGCTTGCCCGACGCCGCTTCCACGACGCGCCCGAGCACATCGGAGGCAAGGCTGTACTCCCAGGTCGTGCCGGGCTGATAGAGCAATGGAATCTTGGAGAGGCGCTCGACCTGCTCCGCGCCAGTCATATCGCGTACGTCGAAATCGATCACGCCGGGCTTGAACAGACCGGCCTTGATCAAGGCGTCCTTGACGGCAGCGTTCTGCGTCAGCTCGCCGTATGGAAGGCCAGCGGTATGACGCAAGAGATCCTGCACCGTCATGGGACGCTCTGCCGCGACCTCACCGCCGCTGGTCCAGACCTTGACATCCTTGAAGGCAGGAAGCCATTTGGCGACCGGATCCATGAGCTGCAGCGCGCCGTCCTCGACCAGAAGCATGGCGGCGACCGAGACCATGGGCTTGGTCATCGAGTAGATGCGGAAGATGGTGTCGACCCGCATGGGATCGGTGCCCTTCGGGTCACGCAGACCAACAGCGGTCGCATAGACCAGCTTGCTCTTGCGCGCGATCATCATGACTGCGCCAGGCAGTCTCTTGTCCTCGATCTCCTT from Candidatus Methylomirabilota bacterium carries:
- a CDS encoding FAD-binding oxidoreductase — encoded protein: HVPSYWAATAGPEPAGVQTLAGDRRAEVAVIGGGYTGLAAAYRLAGTHGLDTVVLEAHRIGWGASGRNGGFALTSLGKLGLAERIRKWGLETARRAVQVGVEAVETVRELIAREQIACDPQPDGWLLAAHRAGAVADLEERVRLYREVLDFREVEFLDRARLERDGYLRGPAAHGALRVRNAFGLHPMKYVRGLAAAAMRRGAVLCDRSPVVAWRREGGEHVLVTPTGAVRARKVVVATNGYTPEGLHPFFGGRVLPAISSIVVTRPLAEAEWREVGMLTTQVFSDSRKLLFSWRRLPDGRLLFGGRGGILHAPAALAKRRRRLEAALAAKWPVLRGVGSEYFWSGNVCLSYDLMPHVNRVDGDPSVAYAMAYQGSGVAMATHCGGLAADLVAGKDVARDTPLTAAGLTRFPLPFLRRAYLAGAYVVYSIEDRWL
- a CDS encoding serine hydrolase domain-containing protein, with translation MISSTRQPSQRRVLPVVALTIATLFVPAVAKAQSTVGPDTLPIASAQPESVGMSPDRLARLTAIFKKEIEDKRLPGAVMMIARKSKLVYATAVGLRDPKGTDPMRVDTIFRIYSMTKPMVSVAAMLLVEDGALQLMDPVAKWLPAFKDVKVWTSGGEVAAERPMTVQDLLRHTAGLPYGELTQNAAVKDALIKAGLFKPGVIDFDVRDMTGAEQVERLSKIPLLYQPGTTWEYSLASDVLGRVVEAASGKRLGDFMSERVFKPLGMGDTGFWVPEAKIGRVAEPFEKDPLAGTAIKLIDVSKQPGNDSGGAGGVATAGDYLRFAQMLANGGILDGQRVVSRTTIKHMTADHLGSGLPVAATPGGSVLRASTYTFGLGFAVRPSDGIAPVPGSAGDFNWGGYAGTLFWVDPKEQLVAVFMVQSAGALRLYHRTLFRQLVYQAIVD